The proteins below are encoded in one region of Coffea arabica cultivar ET-39 chromosome 4c, Coffea Arabica ET-39 HiFi, whole genome shotgun sequence:
- the LOC113741492 gene encoding lipid phosphate phosphatase 2-like translates to MPGIQFGGHTLKSHGTKVARVHLHDWIILLLLVLIDAGLNLIEPFHRYVGPEMMTDLKYPLKIPDTIPFWAVPIFAIIVPCTIFLIYYLIRRDVYDLHHATLGILFSILVTAVITDSIKDAVGRPRPDFFWRCFPDGVPVFKKGIGDVLCSGDQSIIKEGYKSFPSGHTSWSFAGLGFLSWYLCGKIKAFDQRGHVAKLCLVILPLLVAALIGISRVDDYWHHWTDVFAGALIGSVVCSLCYLQFFPFPHGINGGATHTFLRLLEENGSKNSTNIEMDHMRNHVTATPESRSQDLDAMENGRRY, encoded by the exons ATGCCAGGAATTCAATTTGGGGGGCACACTTTGAAATCCCATGGAACAAAGGTTGCAAGAGTCCACTTGCATGACTGGATAATTCTCCTGCTCTTGGTACTAATAGATGCTGGCTTAAATCTTATAGAACCATTTCATCGCTACGTGGGGCCTGAGATGATGACAGATCTGAAATACCCCTTGAAAATTCCAGACACTATACCATTTTGGGCAGTTCCA ATTTTTGCAATAATTGTCCCCTGCACAATATTTCTCATCTATTATCTCATCAGAAGGGATGTTTATGATTTGCATCATGCTACATTAG GCATTCTATTTTCGATACTCGTAACTGCAGTCATCACGGATTCCATCAAAGATGCCGTTGGTCGACCACGCCCTGACTTTTTCTGGAGGTGCTTCCCTGATGGAGTGCCG GTGTTTAAGAAGGGAATTGGGGATGTGCTGTGCTCAGGAGACCAAAGTATTATCAAAGAAGGATACAAAAGCTTTCCAAGTGGGCATACTTCAT GGTCCTTTGCAGGCCTTGGTTTCTTGTCATGGTACTTATGCGGGAAAATTAAGGCATTTGATCAGAGGGGGCATGTGGCAAAACTCTGCCTTGtcattcttcctcttcttgttgCTGCACTAATTGGTATTTCACGTGTGGATGACTATTGGCATCACTGGACGGATGTATTTGCTGGAGCTTTAATAG GATCAGTAGTTTGCTCTTTGTGCTACCTGCAGTTCTTCCCCTTTCCGCATGGCATAAATG GTGGGGCTACTCATACATTTCTTCGACTGCTGGAGGAAAATGGTTCAAAGAATTCAACAAACATAGAAATGGATCACATGCGAAACCACGTAACAGCAACTCCTGAATCCAGAAGCCAAGATTTAGATGCAATGGAAAATGGAAGGAGATATTGA